One stretch of Streptomyces sp. NBC_00443 DNA includes these proteins:
- a CDS encoding FMN-binding negative transcriptional regulator — translation MLIHPWDAPRDDDEWQRWLAVHDFGHLVVNGPEGEPPFAQPLHFAYDAERGEVVTHLARPNPMWPALLAHPEVVLSVVDDYAYVPGPWQAAPDQAPEHGEPTSFYAAVQLRCRARVVDDPAEKAELLNRQVGHFQPEGGSAEVAVGEAPFGRLLSGVRGLRLEVTGVRAKFKYAGRRTAQVQDRIAVKLTERAGRGDAAAREHMLRRRPA, via the coding sequence ATGCTGATACACCCTTGGGACGCGCCCCGCGACGACGACGAGTGGCAGCGGTGGCTGGCCGTCCACGACTTCGGGCACCTCGTGGTCAACGGCCCGGAGGGCGAGCCGCCGTTCGCCCAGCCACTGCACTTCGCGTACGACGCCGAGCGCGGCGAGGTCGTCACCCACCTGGCCCGCCCGAACCCGATGTGGCCCGCACTGCTGGCGCACCCCGAGGTCGTGCTGAGCGTGGTCGACGACTACGCCTACGTGCCCGGCCCGTGGCAGGCGGCACCGGACCAGGCACCCGAGCACGGCGAACCGACCAGCTTCTACGCGGCGGTCCAACTGCGCTGCCGGGCCCGTGTCGTGGACGACCCGGCCGAGAAGGCCGAGCTGCTCAACCGCCAGGTCGGCCACTTCCAGCCGGAGGGAGGCTCGGCGGAGGTCGCGGTCGGCGAGGCGCCGTTCGGCAGGCTGTTGTCCGGCGTCCGCGGGCTGCGGCTCGAAGTCACCGGCGTCCGCGCGAAGTTCAAGTACGCGGGCAGGCGCACGGCGCAGGTGCAGGACCGGATCGCCGTGAAGCTGACGGAACGGGCCGGTCGGGGTGACGCGGCGGCTCGCGAGCACATGCTGCGTCGACGGCCGGCCTGA
- a CDS encoding DUF3037 domain-containing protein, whose translation MSDRHFIRPGQGGDRDVFEYAVLRVVPRVERGECINAGVLVYCRAKSYVAARTHLDETRLRALDPDADVAGVRAALHAVEGVCAGGDAAGQAAGDDPGRRFRWLIAPRSTVVQPGPVHTGLTADPAAETERLLDLLVR comes from the coding sequence GTGAGCGACCGCCACTTCATCAGGCCGGGCCAGGGCGGCGACCGCGACGTCTTCGAGTACGCCGTCCTGCGCGTCGTACCCCGCGTCGAACGCGGCGAGTGCATCAACGCCGGAGTGCTCGTGTACTGCCGGGCGAAGTCCTACGTGGCTGCCCGGACCCACCTGGACGAGACCCGACTGCGGGCGCTGGACCCCGATGCCGACGTCGCCGGGGTGCGGGCCGCACTCCATGCCGTCGAGGGCGTCTGCGCGGGCGGCGACGCGGCGGGGCAGGCCGCGGGCGACGACCCGGGGCGACGCTTTCGCTGGCTGATCGCGCCCCGCTCGACGGTCGTGCAGCCCGGCCCGGTGCACACGGGGCTCACCGCCGATCCGGCGGCCGAGACGGAGCGACTGCTGGACCTGTTGGTGCGGTGA
- a CDS encoding pyridoxamine 5'-phosphate oxidase family protein → MQGTTQPTQQPAAYPATDRTVPTRSPDRASYDKELVHALLDQAYVCHLGFVRDGAPVVLPTLFARVGETLYVHGSTGSRPLRMTGRADPGLPVCLTVTHVDALILARSAFHHSINYRSVVVHGTAYDVTDTQEKRTALDALVDHVVAGRSRDSRPASKKELAATAVIRLDLDEVSAKLRTGGVNDEPEDLTLPHWAGVVPLRRGYDAPVGDPDLAPGTELPDYLRAL, encoded by the coding sequence ATGCAGGGGACCACACAGCCGACGCAGCAGCCCGCCGCCTATCCGGCGACCGACCGCACGGTCCCCACGCGCTCCCCGGACCGGGCCTCGTACGACAAGGAGCTCGTGCACGCGCTACTCGACCAGGCCTACGTCTGCCACCTCGGCTTCGTCCGCGACGGCGCACCGGTCGTGCTGCCCACGCTGTTCGCCCGGGTCGGCGAGACCCTCTACGTCCACGGCTCGACGGGTTCGCGCCCGCTGCGGATGACCGGCCGGGCCGACCCGGGACTGCCGGTGTGCCTGACGGTCACACATGTCGACGCGCTGATCCTGGCCCGCTCGGCCTTCCACCACTCGATCAACTACCGGTCCGTGGTGGTGCACGGCACCGCGTACGACGTGACGGACACACAGGAGAAGCGGACCGCCCTGGACGCGCTCGTCGACCACGTCGTGGCCGGCCGGTCCCGGGACTCACGGCCCGCCAGCAAGAAGGAACTGGCCGCCACCGCCGTCATCCGCCTCGACCTCGACGAGGTCTCCGCCAAGCTCCGCACCGGCGGCGTGAACGACGAGCCCGAGGACCTCACCCTCCCCCACTGGGCCGGCGTCGTCCCCCTGCGCAGGGGCTACGACGCCCCCGTCGGCGACCCGGATCTGGCTCCCGGCACCGAACTCCCCGACTACCTCAGGGCGCTGTGA
- a CDS encoding LysR family transcriptional regulator: MLNLERLRTLDALARHGSVSGAAEGLHITTSAVSQQMSKLEREVGQQLLAKNGRGVRLTDAGLLLAEHAARILSQVELAQSDLEAQRGQVVGELRLVAFPTALRGLFPAALTTLRAGHPALRLRTRELEPEDGVAAVVRGDADVAVVLDWYNKPLPMPEGLAKAAILDDRVEIAMPEGHPLAERREVDLEDFADDEWVAWPEGEFCHEWLVYTLRTKGIEPRIAHRAEEHHTQLALVAAGLGVCVAPRLGRDPMLPGVRVVPVRDRVHRYVYAVWRADADRRPSIRAAVDALQAAAEKIAGD; this comes from the coding sequence ATGTTGAACCTGGAGCGCCTGCGCACCCTCGACGCCCTCGCTCGGCACGGCTCGGTCAGCGGTGCCGCCGAGGGCCTGCACATCACGACGTCGGCCGTTTCGCAGCAGATGTCCAAGCTGGAGCGGGAGGTCGGCCAGCAGCTCCTCGCCAAGAACGGCCGGGGTGTGCGGCTCACGGACGCGGGGCTGCTGCTCGCCGAGCATGCGGCGCGCATCCTGTCGCAGGTCGAGCTCGCCCAGTCCGATCTGGAGGCACAGCGCGGCCAGGTGGTCGGTGAGCTGCGGCTCGTCGCGTTCCCCACCGCCCTGCGGGGCCTGTTCCCCGCCGCGCTCACCACGCTGCGGGCCGGCCATCCGGCGCTGCGTCTGCGGACGCGGGAGCTGGAGCCCGAGGACGGGGTCGCCGCGGTGGTCCGGGGGGACGCCGACGTGGCCGTTGTCCTCGACTGGTACAACAAGCCGCTGCCCATGCCGGAGGGACTCGCCAAGGCCGCGATCCTCGACGACCGCGTGGAGATCGCCATGCCCGAGGGGCACCCGCTCGCCGAACGGCGGGAGGTCGACCTGGAGGACTTCGCGGACGACGAGTGGGTCGCCTGGCCCGAGGGCGAGTTCTGTCACGAGTGGCTGGTCTACACGCTGCGCACCAAGGGCATCGAGCCCCGTATCGCCCATCGCGCGGAGGAGCATCACACCCAACTCGCGCTGGTCGCGGCCGGGTTGGGCGTCTGTGTCGCGCCCCGGCTGGGCCGTGACCCGATGCTGCCCGGGGTGCGGGTCGTGCCCGTCCGTGATCGGGTCCACCGGTACGTGTACGCGGTGTGGCGCGCGGACGCCGACCGCCGCCCGTCGATCCGGGCGGCGGTGGACGCCTTGCAGGCGGCGGCCGAGAAGATCGCCGGAGACTGA
- a CDS encoding DMT family transporter has protein sequence MSNTAVSGLPIGRGLLYLIVAGAAWGTAGAAASLVYRASDMGPVALSFWRCAIGFMLLLAVRLLRPRVRVRAQSVVSEPLGRKALRAGATGVGLAVFQTAYFAAVDVTGLAVGTVVTLGAGPVFIALGARLTLGERLGRGGVAAVAGALIGLAVLALGGEGATVRPWGVLLALVSAAGYSVMTLLTRKWGRDGGADAAGTSVRSFAVTSLCLLPFALAEGLVPHTAEPVQLGWLLAYIAAVPTALAYALYFAGAAAVRSATVSVIMLLEPVSAAVLAVLLLGEHLTAPTLAGTLLMLGSVTGLAVAEARGARRLPA, from the coding sequence GTGTCGAACACCGCTGTCTCCGGCCTGCCCATCGGGCGTGGCCTTCTCTATCTGATCGTCGCCGGTGCCGCCTGGGGCACCGCGGGCGCCGCCGCCTCCCTGGTCTACCGCGCCAGTGACATGGGACCGGTCGCCCTCTCCTTCTGGCGCTGCGCGATCGGTTTCATGCTGCTGCTGGCCGTCCGTCTCCTGCGGCCCCGCGTGCGTGTGCGGGCGCAGTCCGTCGTATCCGAGCCACTCGGCCGCAAGGCGCTGCGGGCCGGGGCCACGGGCGTCGGGCTCGCCGTGTTCCAGACGGCGTACTTCGCTGCCGTCGACGTCACCGGACTCGCCGTGGGCACAGTCGTCACCCTCGGCGCCGGCCCCGTGTTCATCGCGCTCGGCGCCCGACTGACGCTGGGGGAGCGGCTCGGCCGTGGCGGTGTCGCGGCCGTGGCCGGTGCACTCATCGGGCTCGCGGTGCTGGCACTCGGCGGGGAGGGGGCGACCGTACGGCCGTGGGGCGTGCTGCTAGCCCTCGTGTCCGCGGCGGGGTATTCCGTGATGACCCTGCTGACACGGAAGTGGGGGCGCGACGGCGGGGCCGACGCCGCCGGTACGTCCGTGCGGTCCTTCGCGGTCACCAGCCTGTGCCTGCTGCCGTTCGCCCTCGCCGAGGGACTCGTGCCGCACACGGCCGAACCCGTACAGCTGGGCTGGCTGCTGGCGTACATCGCGGCCGTCCCCACCGCCCTCGCATACGCCCTCTACTTCGCGGGCGCTGCCGCCGTACGGTCGGCCACCGTGTCCGTGATCATGCTGCTGGAGCCGGTCAGCGCGGCGGTGCTCGCCGTCCTCCTGCTCGGTGAACACCTGACGGCACCGACCCTCGCCGGCACCCTGCTGATGCTCGGCTCCGTCACAGGGCTGGCGGTGGCGGAGGCCCGGGGCGCACGACGGCTGCCCGCGTGA
- a CDS encoding aminotransferase class I/II-fold pyridoxal phosphate-dependent enzyme, with protein sequence MLEGYRIEGRRAADIASSVERAVGAGDLEPGQLLPPMRELAVELGVNPNTVAAAYRILRERGVIETAGRRGSRVRPKPATTGRESIRVDVPEGVRDVAGGNPDPALLPPLAKAFAAAAEQNDREPVLYGDAAVEPELARSARAAFDADGVPDGPIAVASGSLDVIERVLAAHLRPGDTVAVEDPGWGSLLDLAPAVGLRTAPVGVDDEGPLPDDVRRALEAGARALIVTDRAQNPTGAVVTAARARALRSVLTDHPDVLLIEDDHGHGIVDLPLHALAGTTHNWAFVRSAAKAYGPDLRLAVFTGDPVTVDRVRGRQRLGPGWVSRLGQRALVRLWAEGAVDPARVAAAYAARRDALIAALAERGITAHGRSGLNVWVPVPDETGAVARLLHAGWAVAPGARFRMSAPPGIRITVATLAPDEVTPLADAVATAVASTPARGYA encoded by the coding sequence GTGCTAGAAGGATATCGGATCGAAGGGCGTCGCGCAGCGGACATTGCGTCGAGCGTCGAGCGTGCGGTGGGTGCCGGTGACCTGGAGCCGGGTCAACTTCTGCCGCCCATGCGGGAGTTGGCGGTGGAGCTGGGCGTCAATCCCAATACCGTCGCGGCCGCCTACCGGATCCTGCGGGAGCGCGGGGTCATCGAGACGGCGGGGCGCCGGGGCAGCCGGGTGCGGCCCAAGCCGGCCACGACCGGGCGCGAGTCCATCCGGGTGGACGTGCCGGAGGGCGTACGGGACGTGGCCGGCGGCAACCCTGACCCCGCGCTGCTGCCGCCCCTGGCCAAGGCGTTCGCCGCGGCCGCCGAGCAGAACGACCGGGAGCCTGTCCTGTACGGGGACGCGGCCGTGGAACCGGAGCTGGCGCGCAGCGCGCGGGCCGCATTCGACGCCGACGGCGTCCCGGACGGGCCGATCGCAGTCGCCTCCGGCTCGCTCGACGTGATCGAACGGGTCCTCGCGGCCCACCTCAGGCCCGGCGACACCGTTGCCGTCGAGGACCCCGGCTGGGGCAGCCTGCTCGACCTCGCCCCCGCCGTCGGACTGCGGACCGCCCCGGTCGGCGTGGACGACGAGGGCCCGCTGCCGGACGACGTGCGCCGGGCCCTGGAGGCGGGCGCACGCGCCCTGATCGTCACCGACCGGGCGCAGAACCCGACGGGCGCAGTCGTGACCGCCGCACGCGCGCGTGCCCTGCGCTCCGTGCTGACGGACCATCCCGACGTCCTGCTCATCGAGGACGACCACGGGCACGGCATCGTCGACCTGCCCCTGCACGCCCTCGCCGGCACCACCCACAACTGGGCCTTCGTCCGCTCGGCCGCCAAGGCCTACGGCCCCGACCTGCGGCTCGCCGTCTTCACCGGCGACCCCGTCACCGTCGACCGGGTACGCGGCCGCCAGCGCCTCGGTCCCGGCTGGGTGAGCCGCCTCGGCCAGCGGGCCCTGGTGCGGCTGTGGGCCGAGGGCGCCGTCGACCCGGCGAGGGTGGCAGCGGCGTACGCCGCTCGCCGCGACGCGCTGATCGCCGCGCTGGCGGAGCGGGGGATCACGGCGCACGGCCGCAGCGGCCTGAACGTGTGGGTCCCGGTGCCCGACGAGACGGGCGCGGTGGCCCGGCTGCTGCACGCCGGCTGGGCGGTGGCGCCGGGCGCGCGATTCCGGATGAGCGCTCCACCCGGAATCCGCATCACGGTCGCGACTCTCGCCCCGGACGAGGTCACCCCGCTGGCCGACGCGGTGGCGACGGCGGTGGCGTCGACGCCGGCGAGGGGCTACGCCTGA
- a CDS encoding cysteine hydrolase, whose amino-acid sequence MPSPAELSELLDPATTVLLTVECQQGVVGPDSALPELAKEARSSGALGNVARLVAAAHESGVQVIHAIAERRPDGRGANHNARLFRAAERLPVQQLSGTTAVRVAAPIEVTEEDLVVRRLHGLSPIQGTDVDALLRNLGCRTLVVTGVSANVAIPNTVFDAVNRGYVVVVPRDAIAGVPSDYTPAMIRHTLALVATVATTDEVLGGLKRPSRVRRA is encoded by the coding sequence ATGCCGTCGCCCGCAGAGCTCAGTGAACTCCTCGACCCCGCGACCACCGTCCTACTCACCGTCGAATGCCAGCAGGGCGTCGTCGGACCGGACAGTGCGCTGCCCGAACTCGCCAAGGAAGCCCGCTCCTCGGGCGCTCTCGGCAACGTCGCCCGGCTGGTCGCCGCCGCCCACGAGAGCGGCGTCCAGGTGATCCACGCGATCGCCGAACGCCGCCCCGACGGCCGCGGTGCCAACCACAATGCCCGCCTCTTCCGCGCAGCCGAACGGCTCCCCGTCCAGCAGTTGTCCGGAACGACGGCAGTACGCGTGGCGGCGCCGATCGAGGTCACCGAGGAGGACCTCGTCGTACGACGACTGCACGGCCTGTCCCCGATCCAGGGCACCGACGTCGACGCACTGCTGCGCAACCTCGGCTGCCGCACGCTCGTCGTCACCGGAGTCTCGGCCAACGTCGCGATCCCCAACACCGTCTTCGACGCGGTGAACCGGGGATACGTCGTGGTCGTGCCCCGGGACGCCATCGCCGGAGTGCCCTCCGACTACACCCCGGCGATGATCCGCCACACCCTCGCATTGGTCGCCACGGTCGCGACCACGGACGAGGTACTGGGCGGCCTCAAGCGCCCGTCCCGGGTCAGGCGAGCGTGA
- a CDS encoding HipA family kinase, producing the protein MLKEVIATRYITPLREGGSLPGLVEADDFGTYVMKFTGAGQGRKTLVAEVVCGELARRLGFRVPRLVTVELDTVLGLGEPDQQVQELLRSSGGTNLGMDFLSGALGFDPLAFAVSPEDAGRVVWFDALVNNVDRSWRNPNLLMWQGELWLIDHGATMIWQHNWPGAQASAERPYDASDHALARFVPDVRAAAAELAPLVTEDLLTEVTAEIPDAWLAGEPGFDTADDLRRAYARPLLARAAVVHERVNGIEGTK; encoded by the coding sequence ATGCTCAAGGAAGTCATCGCGACCCGCTACATCACGCCGCTGCGTGAGGGCGGCTCGCTGCCGGGACTCGTCGAGGCCGACGACTTCGGTACGTACGTCATGAAGTTCACCGGCGCCGGACAGGGCCGCAAGACGCTCGTCGCGGAGGTCGTCTGCGGTGAACTCGCCCGCAGGCTGGGCTTCCGGGTGCCTCGGCTGGTGACCGTGGAACTCGACACGGTGCTGGGGCTCGGCGAACCCGACCAGCAGGTACAGGAGTTGCTCAGGTCCAGCGGCGGCACCAACCTCGGCATGGACTTCCTCTCCGGCGCCCTCGGCTTCGACCCCCTCGCGTTCGCGGTGAGCCCCGAGGACGCCGGCCGAGTCGTCTGGTTCGACGCTCTCGTCAACAACGTCGACCGGTCCTGGCGCAACCCCAACCTGCTGATGTGGCAGGGCGAACTGTGGCTCATCGACCACGGCGCGACCATGATCTGGCAGCACAACTGGCCCGGCGCACAGGCCTCGGCGGAGCGCCCCTACGACGCCTCCGACCACGCCCTCGCCCGCTTCGTCCCCGACGTGCGGGCAGCCGCCGCCGAGTTGGCGCCGTTGGTCACCGAGGACCTGCTCACCGAGGTGACCGCCGAGATCCCGGACGCCTGGCTGGCCGGCGAGCCCGGCTTCGACACCGCGGACGACCTCAGGCGGGCCTACGCGCGGCCACTGCTGGCCCGGGCGGCCGTCGTCCACGAGCGCGTCAACGGAATCGAGGGGACCAAGTGA
- a CDS encoding SDR family oxidoreductase gives MTELPELSGKVALVTGASRGIGYGVAEALVARGDRVCITGRNEDALKEAVEQLGAERAIYVAGKAHDEAHQAVAVERTMEAFGRVDHLVNNAGTNPVFGPIADLDLGVARKVFETNVISALGFAQKTWHAWQKDNGGAIVNIASVAGIAPSPFIAAYGVSKAALINLTQQLAHEFAPKVRVNAIAPAVVKTKFAQALYEGREAEAAAAYPLGRLGVPSDIGGAAAFLTSDQSDWVTGQTLVVDGGIFLNAGVG, from the coding sequence ATGACTGAACTGCCTGAACTCTCCGGCAAGGTCGCCCTCGTCACGGGCGCCAGCCGAGGCATCGGCTACGGCGTCGCCGAGGCGCTCGTCGCACGCGGCGACCGCGTGTGCATCACCGGCCGCAACGAGGACGCCCTCAAGGAGGCCGTCGAGCAGCTCGGCGCCGAGCGCGCCATCTACGTGGCCGGCAAGGCGCACGACGAGGCCCACCAGGCCGTCGCCGTCGAGCGCACCATGGAGGCCTTCGGCCGCGTCGACCACCTGGTCAACAACGCCGGTACGAACCCGGTGTTCGGGCCGATCGCCGACCTCGACCTGGGAGTCGCGCGCAAGGTCTTCGAGACCAACGTGATCTCGGCGCTCGGCTTCGCGCAGAAGACCTGGCACGCCTGGCAGAAGGACAACGGCGGCGCGATCGTCAACATCGCCTCCGTCGCGGGCATCGCGCCCTCGCCGTTCATCGCGGCCTACGGCGTCAGCAAGGCCGCGCTGATCAACCTGACCCAGCAGCTGGCGCACGAGTTCGCGCCCAAGGTGCGGGTCAACGCGATCGCCCCGGCCGTGGTGAAGACCAAGTTCGCGCAGGCCCTGTACGAGGGCCGGGAGGCGGAGGCCGCCGCGGCCTACCCGCTGGGCCGGCTCGGCGTGCCCTCCGACATCGGTGGCGCCGCCGCGTTCCTCACCTCGGACCAGTCCGACTGGGTCACCGGGCAGACGCTGGTCGTCGACGGCGGCATCTTCCTCAACGCCGGCGTCGGCTGA
- a CDS encoding excalibur calcium-binding protein, with protein MRRRTGAVGTLFVIAAIVPFAEPAHAQDLDCRSFTHQEDAQALFDSDRSDPHRLDEDQGRDDGIACETLPRRGGNGDRGGNGDDGGIISSTTRPRTRSSAPVTPETPAAAITPATPVTPATPATPVTPRPTATPTRGTRGGIGGATTSGPGGWDIAIGLAFVTGSALAAGYVLKRRRG; from the coding sequence ATGCGCCGTCGCACCGGTGCCGTCGGCACGCTGTTCGTGATCGCCGCGATTGTGCCGTTCGCCGAACCCGCTCACGCACAAGACCTGGACTGCCGCAGTTTCACCCACCAGGAGGACGCGCAGGCTCTCTTCGACTCGGACCGCAGCGATCCTCATCGGCTCGACGAGGATCAGGGACGGGACGACGGGATCGCCTGTGAGACGCTGCCCCGTCGCGGAGGCAACGGGGACCGCGGCGGCAACGGGGACGACGGGGGCATCATCTCGTCCACGACGCGCCCCAGGACCCGTTCCTCGGCGCCCGTGACGCCTGAGACTCCAGCCGCTGCCATCACGCCGGCCACGCCTGTCACACCCGCCACGCCTGCCACGCCTGTGACTCCTCGTCCCACTGCCACGCCGACCCGCGGCACCCGAGGCGGGATCGGCGGCGCCACGACGTCCGGCCCGGGCGGCTGGGACATCGCCATCGGCCTGGCCTTCGTCACGGGCTCCGCTCTCGCCGCCGGTTACGTGCTGAAGCGGCGCAGGGGCTGA
- a CDS encoding EamA family transporter, translating to MSENSPAGRGKGVGLGLALGSAVAFGGSGVAAKPLIEAGLDPLHVVWLRVAGAALVMLPLAVRHRALLRRRPALLTGFGLLGVAGVQAFYFASISRIPVGVALLVEYLAPALVLGWVRFVQRRPVTPAAAVGVVLAVGGLACVVEIWSGLSFDALGLLLALGAACCQVGYFVLSDQGSDSGADAPDPLGVIAYGLLIGAGVLTVVARPWTMDWSVLGGTAHMDGTPVAAALLLSWIVLVATVIAYVTGVVSVRRLSPQVAGVVACLEAVIATVLAWFLLGEHLSAPQIIGGAVVLAGAFIAQSSAPAKGSPEPVASGGPERDLSAREPAA from the coding sequence ATGTCTGAAAACAGTCCGGCCGGCCGCGGCAAGGGCGTCGGGCTCGGTCTGGCGCTCGGTTCCGCGGTCGCCTTCGGCGGGTCCGGTGTCGCAGCCAAGCCTCTGATCGAGGCGGGGCTCGACCCGCTGCACGTCGTGTGGCTACGGGTCGCCGGCGCGGCCCTCGTGATGCTGCCGCTCGCCGTGCGCCACCGCGCGCTGCTGCGCCGCCGCCCCGCCCTGCTCACCGGGTTCGGACTCCTCGGCGTGGCCGGTGTGCAGGCCTTCTACTTCGCCTCGATATCCCGCATCCCGGTCGGGGTCGCGCTGCTCGTCGAGTACCTCGCCCCCGCGCTCGTCCTCGGCTGGGTGCGGTTCGTGCAGCGGCGGCCGGTCACGCCCGCCGCAGCGGTCGGGGTCGTCCTCGCGGTCGGCGGGCTCGCCTGTGTCGTCGAGATCTGGTCCGGGCTGAGCTTCGACGCGCTCGGACTGCTCCTGGCTCTCGGCGCCGCCTGCTGCCAGGTCGGCTACTTCGTCCTGTCCGACCAGGGCAGCGACTCCGGCGCCGACGCCCCCGACCCCCTCGGCGTGATCGCCTACGGCCTCCTCATCGGCGCCGGCGTACTCACCGTGGTCGCCCGCCCCTGGACGATGGACTGGTCCGTACTCGGCGGCACCGCGCACATGGACGGCACCCCGGTCGCGGCCGCCCTGCTGCTGTCCTGGATCGTCCTGGTCGCCACGGTCATCGCATACGTCACCGGAGTCGTCTCCGTACGCCGGCTCTCGCCGCAGGTCGCCGGCGTCGTCGCGTGCCTCGAAGCGGTCATCGCGACCGTCCTGGCCTGGTTCCTGCTCGGCGAGCACCTCTCCGCGCCGCAGATCATCGGTGGTGCGGTCGTCCTGGCCGGCGCTTTCATCGCGCAGTCGTCGGCACCCGCGAAGGGCTCCCCGGAGCCGGTGGCGAGCGGCGGTCCGGAAAGGGATTTGTCGGCCCGCGAACCGGCCGCATAG
- the fabG gene encoding 3-oxoacyl-ACP reductase FabG produces the protein MSTTEQRVAVVTGGARGIGAATAVRLAAEGRAVAVIDLDEAACKDTVEKITAAGGKAIAVGCDVSDEAQVEAAVARIAEELGAPTILVNNAGVLRDNLLFKMSVADWDTVMNVHLRGAFLMSKACQKHMVDAGFGRIVNLSSSSALGNRGQVNYSAAKAGLQGFTKTLAKELGKFGVTANSVAPGFIATEMTKATADRVGMGFEDFKAAAATQIPVARVGEPDDIANAIAFFTGEAAGFVSGQVLYVAGGPLD, from the coding sequence ATGTCCACCACTGAGCAGCGGGTCGCCGTGGTTACCGGCGGAGCGCGTGGCATCGGTGCCGCCACCGCCGTACGGCTGGCCGCAGAGGGCCGCGCGGTCGCCGTGATCGACCTCGACGAGGCCGCCTGCAAGGACACCGTGGAGAAGATCACCGCGGCCGGCGGCAAGGCCATCGCAGTCGGCTGCGACGTCTCCGACGAGGCACAGGTCGAGGCGGCCGTCGCGCGGATCGCCGAGGAGCTCGGCGCTCCGACGATCCTGGTCAACAACGCGGGTGTGCTCCGCGACAACCTGCTGTTCAAGATGAGCGTCGCCGACTGGGACACCGTCATGAACGTGCACCTGCGCGGCGCCTTCCTGATGTCCAAGGCCTGCCAGAAGCACATGGTGGACGCGGGCTTCGGCCGGATCGTCAACCTCTCCTCGTCCTCCGCGCTGGGAAACCGGGGCCAGGTCAACTACTCGGCCGCCAAGGCCGGCCTCCAGGGCTTCACCAAGACCCTCGCCAAGGAGCTCGGCAAGTTCGGCGTCACCGCCAACTCCGTCGCCCCCGGCTTCATCGCCACCGAGATGACCAAGGCCACCGCCGACCGCGTCGGCATGGGCTTCGAGGACTTCAAGGCCGCCGCCGCCACCCAGATCCCGGTCGCGCGGGTCGGCGAGCCGGACGACATCGCCAACGCCATCGCCTTCTTCACGGGCGAGGCGGCCGGATTTGTCTCCGGCCAGGTGCTGTACGTCGCCGGCGGACCGCTCGACTAG
- a CDS encoding pyridoxamine 5'-phosphate oxidase family protein has translation MTVTQRRGRKIMMTPGELDEFLATQRTCRVATVSADGFPHVSALWFAWDGNSLWLYSVVRSKRWTELRRDPRVAVVIDTGEEYEQLRGVELSGTVEFVGEIPRVGELRAELDVPETLFARKNFGLDEMPHDGRHAWMRLTPQKIVSWDFRKLGSR, from the coding sequence ATGACCGTCACTCAGCGCCGGGGCCGGAAGATCATGATGACGCCCGGTGAGCTGGACGAGTTCCTCGCCACGCAGCGCACCTGCCGGGTCGCCACGGTGTCCGCCGACGGCTTCCCGCATGTCAGCGCGCTGTGGTTCGCCTGGGACGGCAACTCGCTGTGGCTGTACTCGGTGGTCCGCAGCAAGCGGTGGACCGAGCTGCGCCGCGATCCGCGGGTCGCCGTCGTGATCGACACGGGTGAGGAGTACGAGCAGCTGCGCGGCGTCGAACTGTCCGGCACCGTCGAGTTCGTGGGCGAGATCCCGCGCGTCGGCGAGCTGCGCGCAGAACTCGACGTCCCCGAGACACTGTTCGCGCGCAAGAACTTCGGCCTCGACGAGATGCCGCACGACGGCAGGCACGCCTGGATGCGGCTGACGCCACAGAAGATCGTGTCCTGGGACTTCCGGAAACTGGGGTCGCGCTAG
- a CDS encoding Rieske (2Fe-2S) protein, with amino-acid sequence MTSESVQPMSGPSRRTVVAAVGAAGLAVALTACGSGDDASGSSTEQGAGAGATTEASGSSGGAGAGGAALAKTADIPEGSGKVFSDEKVVVSQPAAGDYKAFSTICTHQNCPMTDLKEDTLSCACHGSQFSVLDGSVKKGPATQPLAAKQISVSGDSITLA; translated from the coding sequence ATGACCAGCGAATCAGTTCAGCCCATGTCGGGTCCGAGCCGCCGTACCGTCGTGGCGGCGGTCGGCGCGGCGGGGCTCGCCGTTGCGCTGACCGCGTGCGGATCGGGCGACGACGCGTCCGGCTCGTCCACCGAACAGGGCGCCGGCGCCGGCGCGACCACCGAAGCGAGCGGCTCGTCCGGCGGGGCCGGCGCGGGCGGTGCGGCGCTCGCGAAGACCGCCGACATCCCGGAGGGCAGTGGCAAGGTCTTCAGCGACGAGAAGGTCGTGGTCTCACAGCCCGCGGCGGGCGACTACAAGGCCTTCTCCACGATCTGCACCCACCAGAACTGCCCGATGACGGACCTCAAGGAGGACACCCTCTCCTGTGCCTGTCACGGCAGCCAGTTCTCCGTTCTCGACGGCAGCGTGAAGAAGGGCCCCGCGACCCAGCCGCTGGCCGCCAAGCAGATCAGCGTGTCGGGCGACTCAATCACGCTCGCCTGA